GAAGTATGTCAGTCTCCTCACAGGTCTGGATTCAGAGACTTCcagtaatacattaaaaaaaaaattttatgaaagaTGAAACCATAGGCTGGtcatgatgactcatgcctgtaatcccagcacttttgggaggccaaggcaggaagatacttgaggccaggagtttgaggccagcctggccaacatggtgaaaccccgtctctactaaaaacataaaaatgagcctgacgtggtggcaggcacctgtaatctcagctactgctcgggaggatgaggcaggagaatcgcttgaacgcaggaagtggaggctgcagtgagatgagatcgcaccactgcactccagcctgggcgacagagcaagactctgtctaaaaacaaaaacaaaaaccatactaCAGCAGATTAAACTTCTTATGAGGCTTATATTTAGCTCTTTtcaaagttttactttttaaactcaATATGGTTTTCTTATAATTGGCTGTTTAGTTTTTCCATCCATTTTATTGTGAAAATGTTCAGAGAAGACTCAGGAGAATATTACAGTAAGTATTCTTACATCCTCTACCTAGATTTTAATAGTTGTTAATAAGACCCTTACTTAGTttcaagaaaacatttattaatggatctctgtctctcctttttttgtttttttttttgagatggagtctcactctgtcgtccaggctggaatacagtggtgcgatctttgctcattgcaacctctgccacctgggttcaagtggttctcctgcctcagcctcccgagtagctgggattacaggcgcctgccaccttgcccggctaatttttgtatttttagtagagacagggtttcaccatcttggccaggctggtcttgaactcctgacctcatgatccaccggctcagccttccaaagtgctgggattacatgcatgagccaatgcacctggcctaATGGATCTCATACTGAAACAGAgttaggtacagtggctcatgactgtagtcccagctactctggaggctgagatgggagaatatAGTacactatttgaaaataaaattagtgtGCTCagaggaaatgattttttttaatgagccatTTTATTATAGGAATTATTTCGAAGTAACATTTGTGACTCTCAGTTCAGTAAAGCTTAGCATAATTTAATGTCTATGAAGTGAGTTTCAATGTTTGCTGTCTAGCACCTGATAGATACTTAGGTACTTTTTGAAATTCTTGCATTCAAAGATGCCTCAAAGCAGGATGGAAATTTGGGTTAAATCCTTAAGATAAAAGCATGATATATTTattggcttttctttttgttccctaatgggatatgaaaaaaaaaaagggtagtaTTTTGAACAACTTTATTATATTGCTAACAGCCAGTGGAATTTAAAGACCTCAATAGGAAAGTTTCTTTTACTAATAGATTTTATAAGGAGAAAATTAACTTTTGTTTCAGAGTGAATAAATGAGTACCTTTTGCAGTATAATCATTTTAGGTTGATCTCTTGGAAGAATTTCTAGAAGGAAGAAGtccaatacatatatattaactCTACTGTATTATGATACCTTAACTTTGTAAGTATtggcttttccatttttattattttagtgattgtgttatggttttcatttatAGAAGCTGTTGTTGCCAAATACTAATTGAGGTAGGATTGATAAAGTGCTTTTTGTAATCCTTGTTTGTGGATAGCTTGACAATTTgttcaaaaaaaataaatctgtagtGGTGGTATGcaactttgttaaaaataaaactgtaaatcaAAAAGTGaatttcattgtatgtaaatttaaaagtatattagaAAATATCAATATGGCAGGAAAACAAGGTTTTTTTCCCGCAACTAGTGTCTACTACCACCTCTctggaaactttaaaaagttgTCAGCTTTTAAAACTGTTGGTGTAAAACATTTGGGAAGTTTTTAATTAGTGGGAAAAAGGTATTTGTGCTTCaaaatttgagaattttctaaGTATTCAGAAACattcaaaggaagaaatgaattttggaaaacttgtttGCCTTTATGTGCTTAATCTGACTTAAAGTTGAAATTTGAACAGtgaatattaattttgtttacatAAAGTTTTTTGACTTCTATATTGGGGAAAAAActagcttgaggccaggtgcagtggcttatgcctgtataattagcactttgggaggctgagtccagatcgcttgagctcaggagtgggcaacatgccaaaacatcatctatacaaaaaaaaaaagtacaaaaattaactgggaatggtagcatgtgcctgtagtaccagctactcgtgattctgaggtgggaggctcacctgagcctggggaggtcaaagctacagtgagctgtgttagggccactgcattccagcctgggcaacagagtgatactctctcaaaacaacaaaacagacagggcacgttggctcatgcctgtaataacagcactttaggaagctgaggtgggaggatcatttgaggtcaggagttcaagactggcctggccaacataacgaaaccccgtctctactaaaaacacaaaaattagccaggtggtagtggcacatgcctgtaatctgagctacacgggaggctgaggcaagagaattgcttgagcctaggaggcggaggttgctggtGGGGAGGttgccagtgagccaagatggcgccactgcactccagtctgggcaacagagaccccgtcttgaaaaaaaaaaaaaaaaaggccaggtgcggtggcttatgcatgtaatcccagcactttgggaggcctaggagggcggatcacctgaggtcaggagttcgagaccaggctgaccgacgtggtgaaaccctgtctctactaaaaatacaaaaattagccaggtgtggtagcaggcacctgtaatcccagctactcaggaggctgaggcaggagaatcgcttgaacccaggaggcagacgttgcagtgagccgagatggcgctattgcactccagcctggtcgacgagtgagactccctctcaaaagaaaagaaaaaaaaagaaaccccgaAAAAGAGGTGGAGGGGATGTATGCTTTTTTAGTTCATGTCAAAGGAGTAAGCTTGGTGGATTATTCAGATTTTGTGTTAGCCATACTTTAAGATTCTGTAAGTTAATTTGCTGTGAAGAGTACCTTTTATTTATGAGATTAAAAGCTTTAACCTATATTATCCTTTAAAACTTTGAAGGCAACAAAGATGTCTACCAAGGTTTCTTGGATCAGGTATTCGTCACTTGTGGAAGTGGTCACATAGTTTTGTCTTAGAGAAAGTTTTGAGTATAAAGAGAAGGCATAGGCagggcgtgttggctcacacctgtaatcccagcactttgggaggccgaggcgggtggatcacctgagatcaggtgttcgagaccagcctggccaacatggcgaaaccccgtctctactaaaaatacaacaattagcttgGCATGActgtaggtgcctgtaatcctagctactcgtgGAGTCaaaggccggagaatcacttgaacttgggaggcagaggttgcagtgaattgtgatcacgccactgcactccagcatgggcaacagtgcaagactccatctccaaaaaaaaaaaaaaaaaaagagaaggcataaaactaaaggaagaagagaaaaggaaatatttagatttttaattttaattttattttttttgtgacagagtttcgctgttgtgCGATtgcggctcacggcaacctccacctcatgggttcaagcgattctcctgcccctgcctcctgagtagctgggattgcaggcatgcgccaccacgcctgtaattttgtatttttagtagaaacggggtttctcgatgtgggccaggctgatttcgaactcctgacctcaggtgatctgcccaccttggcctcccaaagtgctgggattacaggtgtaagccacagcgcccggccagaaatatttagattttaaagTGAATGAAAATAAGAATCTTTAAATTATAAACCAAAATTTGTAAGTTAAATCACTGAAAAGGAAACAAGAGGATCTATTGTAATTttgatgcaattttttaaaaaagagactttccaaataggtattttttttccctctggttcATTTTAAGAGCTGTAAGTTGATCATGACCTTGGGATgactgtttattattttaagttttcctgTGTGTGacattttccttttcacttttggTCACATTTGTTTGCCTGAAAATTCTTCTTGGCCCCTGTTTTGTATCCTCAGTTTTCTTCatagtttctctttgccttcagtgtcctttttctcctcctcatccCACCCAATCACTTGgtatattctttgttttcttcttatttaataTGCTTGGATAGGATTCTCTGGTATTAACATTGCAGGTATTAACATTGCAAAGATGAGTAAATTAGGTTTATTTTATTGAGTGTTGCCCTTACCACTTTCCTGTTTCTATTGCCTTCTCAAAAATCTGGCCTTTGTGTAGAATTCTTAGGCAAAAGATGACAGTAATGGAAGTGAAAAGTGTGGAGCGGGACTGGGGTTGGCAGATCATCAAAAGTTTGACTTCACTGTTCTGAAAGTTTGTGTGTCTTACAACCGCGTGGTAACCTCTTTCAGAAGACAAAGTTTAGTCTCTATAGCCATTCTCTTCCCAATGCTTTTCAAAGGTTATATGATTTGTCATATCACAAAGGATTTTTCAGAAAAATCAGCTGTTACACTTTTTTTTGCAATATGACACTAAATTTGAGACTGAATAATCTTTGCTTTAGTTCTCcctatgttatatattataaatacatgtatCTTACAATCTAATATAAAGCCAtaaactggctgggcgtggtggttcacacctgtaatcccagcactgtgggaggctgaggtgggcggatcactcgaggtcaggagtttgagaccagtctgggcaacatggtgaaaccctgcctccagtaaaaaaataaaaattagcaaggtgtgatggcgcgcgcctgtaattcccagctacacaggaggttgaggcaggggaatcgcttgaacccaggaggcaagaggttgcagtgagccgagattgtgccactgcactccagtctgggtgacagagggagactgtctcaaaataaataaataaaaacttagggcccagcgcggtggctcatgcctgtaatcccagcactttgggaggctgaggcaggtggatcatgaggtcaggagttgaagaccagcctgtccaagatggtgaaaccccgtgtctactaaaaatactacaaaattagccaggtgcggtggcaggtgcctataatcccagctactggggaggctgaggcgggagaatcgcttgaacctgggtggcagatgttgcggtgagccgagattgcgccatcgcaccccagcctgggagacagagtgagactctgtctcaaaaaaaaaaaaaaaaaaaaaaaaaaggccaggcgcagtggctcacccctgtaatcccagcactttgggaggcaggtggatcacctgaggtcaggagtttgagaccagcctggccaacatggtggaaccccgtccctactaaaaatacaaaaattagctgggcgtggtggcaggtgcctgtaatcccagctactctggaggctgaggcaggagaattgcttgaacccaggaggtggaggttgcagtgagcagagatcacaccattgcactccagcctgggttacaagagcgagacttagtctcaaaaaaaaaaaagcaataaatattaaCCCTGCAAGTTCAGCTTGTCTTTTAAATACTGTTTACCTTCTAGATATAGTCCAGTCATGTATGGCTGTTGAAGTTACTGttaaaaaatttcactttttattacaGATGGCCTACTAAGTCCTATTATTTTGGTGATAAtatgatatgtgtatatatcccTGAGTAAACAATGTAGAAATATATAGTACTCTTGGTGTTTTAACTATAGagataaatgtatgtttaaaataaatttgtggcctagtgcagtgactcacacctgtgatctcagtggtttgcgaggccgaggcaggaggattgcttgaagccagctagtgagacctggtctctacaaaaaaaagtagcgaggtgtggtggtgcatgcctgtagtcttggctacttaggaagctgaagcaggaggactgcttgaacccggaagtttgaggctgtagtaagctataattaggccactgtactccagcctggacaacagagcaagaccctgtctctcaaattaaaaatgaaaaataataaacctgCATTGAGAAATGGCATTGCCTACATCAGGGATCTCAAATATTTTGGTCATaggacacttttacactcttaaaaattgAGAATCTTGGCCTGTAATTTCAGTGttttggcaggctgaggagggaggatcacttgagcccagcaatttgagactagcctaggcaatatggtgagacctcgtgtctacaaaaaaaactacaaagaaaaaaaattagctgggtgtgatggtgcatgcttgtagtcccagctactcggaggttgaggcaggaggatggcttgagtccaagaggcagaagttgcaggggactgagattgcaccactgcactccagcctgggtaaaagagctgtctcaaaaaaaaaaaaaaaaattgagaatgccaagaaattttttatgttttatactgtcgatatttactttattataaattaaaactatttttaaaaaatactcatttaaaataacaatgataagCCCATTACAAGTTAACAGATAATTTAGGAAAATAacaattttccaaaacaaaatacaGAGTAGCATGGCATTGCAATATAGGCCTGTAATGAATGGCTatttaatagaagacagctggagTCTTTTGTTTGCTTCTGTATTTAACCTGTTGCAATAAATTATTTTGGTTGAAATATAcaaagaaggctgggtgtggtggcacatgcttgtaatcccagcactttgggaggtggaggtgggaggattgcctgagggcCGGATTTctagacctgcctgggcaacatagtttataaaaaaaaatctatggctgggcatggtagttctcacctgtaatcccagcactttgggaggccgaggcggatgcatcacctgaggttaggagttcaagaccagcctggccaacatggtgaaaccccgtctctactaaaaatacaaaaattagccgggcgtggtggtatgcgcctataggcccagctaattgctaggctgaggcaggagaattgcttgaatccgggagtcagaggttgcagtgagccgagatagcgccactgcactccagtctgggtgatagtcagactccatctcaaaacaaaaaacaaaacacaaaaaaacccactgaaactaaaaattagctagacatggtggtgcacacctgaagtcTGAGTTACTTGGGCGGATCCCACTTGAGCCCAgtaattcaaggctgcagtgagctatgatcgtgccagtgcactccagcttgagtgacagagcgagacaccccatctcttaaaaaaaggaagTACACAAAAATCTAGGCTTACACAGATACAGAGTTGGTAAAGGAAGGAATACTGTTTAGCCTTTTCAGGtaagttaatctttttttttcctttttttttttgaggcaaggtctcactctgttgcctaggctggaatgcagtggtgccatcttggctcactgcagcttctgcctcctgggctcaagggattctcgtacctcagcctcctgaatagctgggactacaggcacatgccaccacagctggctaattttctttgttttttttttttagaggtggggttttgccatgtttcccagactggtcgtgaactcctgaggtcaagcgatccactctctgcagcctcccaaagtgttagattacaggcgtgagccactgctcccagcctgaaTCATCTTTGATACTCTACAAAAACTCAGCAAGTGCTAGTTTCTTTGTTGGAGTATGGAATCTGAAATTGTATTTATGAACCTGTTGGTCTTTCGTGAACCTCAAATGGATCTTTTACCCATGCCTGATTTATAACATGCATTAGTGACTTGAAATAATATTCACTGTGTTTTGCAGATCTCCAAATATTGACAGATTTCATTATACAGTActcctttcccctcaaaaaatccTCACATTCATTAATATCACTACCCATCTCATCATAAAAGTCTTTAATTAATGGAAAGCTGTCAGGctcataaatataaaatgttttccagaattccagttttttttttttttttttttttttttttttgagacggagtctcgctctgtcacccgggatggagtgcagtggccggatctcagctcactgcaagctccgcctcccccgggtttacgccattctcctgcctcagcctcccgagtagctgggactacaggcgcccaccacctcgcccggctagttttttgtatttttttagtagagacggggtttcaccgtgttagccaggatggtctcgatctcctgaccttgtgatccgcccgcctcggcctcccaaagtgctgggattacaggcttgacccaccgcgcccggccccagaatTCCAGTTTTTACATAAAACCCAGCCTTTTCGTTAGCAAGAGATACTGTCAATTGTTTTCTTTGAAGTAacaagctcattttttttttccaagaagatGTCAGGTAGCTAAGTCTGAATAGCCAGAGTTTATCATTTGTTctttcagaaagtaaaaatggtGTTCCATGAAAAAAAGCAGCTGGTTTAGCTTGCAGCTCATCACTTAAGTGCTTTTTCTCCAGACAACATCTGCTGGTATGCAGAAGTGCTTTATGTGTACTGCCTGTTTTGTCATGCAATATATTAAAAAACTGTACACAGGCTCAAGACTTAGTAAAATGAGTAATTTTTACTGCTGCATCAAGAACATTCTTAAATGAAACCGGTACTCCAACCCTAATTTGGGTGGTGATGATGAATACAATTCAGTGCTGCTTACAGCTTTGCTCGATCCCTAAGGCTTCAGCAGTGTCTACACACCAttgcttttacaccattggtaCAAATGTTGACAGTGCAAAAAGCAAGTAACATCTTAGTGTTATTACGAAAACAGTTTTGATCTCACAGATGCCCCGAAAGAGGGACATCCAGGTTTTTGCCCACCACATTGTGAAAATTGATGATTCTAGATAATACAAAATGGCTTCGATTACTGTTCTGGtggtttaaaaacaacaaaaaacctcatTTAGTTCTCCTACCTAGAAGAGTGAATTGCAACTCTTATCTTGTGCTTTTacctgtgattttaaaaattgtaatcttgcctttgaaatagaaaaatatgccAATTCATAATAAAGTCTGCATGAGAGTCCATGTTTGGATTTATATTTCTgtgcttctttcttttatataacataccattttatatttgtggGCCCAGAGTAAAGAGCTCATTCTGTTAGACACTGAATAGCCTTGTTTTTGTCAGTAGTCAGCtctgttttaaaacaattgtttGGGTCCTGCTGGCTCAACTTGCCGTTGTCCTAGTCCTGAGTCTGTCTTATCCAAAGACTGTTGTTGGAAAGCCCACACAAAGGCCTGTGTATAGGATGCCTTACTattaaaggagcatgttctagtGTCAGCGGATTAAATTTGCTTTGGTGTGCATTCCCTTACCAATTCTCACTTCCTTTGTTTGGCTGGTTATTTCAGTGAATGATCATTTTAATGTGAAGACAGTTTCCTCTAATTATTACATAGTCCTAGTGGTGAGATTATTggagtaaaataaattttttttttttctggtaggatgTGATGGAGCTGCTTGAAGAAGATCTCACGTGCCCTATTTGTTGTAGTCTGTTTGATGATCCACGGGTTTTGCCTTGCTCCCACAACTTCTGCAAAAAATGCTTAGAAGGGATCTTAGAGGGGAGTGTGCGGAATTCCTTGTGGAGACCAGCTCCTTTCAAGTGTCCTACGTGCCGTAAGGAAACTTCAGCTACTGGAATTAATAGCCTGCAGGTTAATTACTCCCTGAAGGGTATTGTGGAAAAGTATAACAAGATCAAGATCTCTCCCAAAATGCCAGTATGCAAAGGACACTTGGGGCAGCCTCTCAACATTTTCTGCCTGACTGATATGCAGTTGATTTGTGGGATCTGTGCTACTCGTGGGGACCACACCAAGCATGTCTTCTGTTCTATTGAAGATGCCTATGCTCAGGAAAGGGATGCCTTTGAGTCCCTCTTCCAGAGCTTTGAGACCTGGCGTCGGGGAGATGCTCTTTCTCGCTTGGATACCTTGGAAACTAGTAAGAGGAAATCCCTACAGTTACTGACTAAAGATTCAGATAAAGTGAAGGAATTTTTTGAGAAGTTACAACACACATTAGatcaaaagaagaatgaaattctgtctgACTTTGAGACCATGAAACTTGCTGTTATGCAAGCATATGACCCAGAGATCAACAAACTCAACACCATCTTGCAGGAGCAACGGATGGCCTTTAACATTGCTGAGGCTTTCAAAGATGTGTCAGAACCCATTGTATTTCTGCAACAGATGCAGGAGTTCAGGGAGAAAATCAAAGTAATCAAGGAAACTCCTTTACCTCCCTCTAATTTGCCTGCAAGCCCCTTAATGAAGAACTTTGATACCAGTCAATGGGAAGACATAAAACTAGTTGATGTGGATAAACTTTCTTTGCCTCAAGACACTGGCACATTCATTAACAAGATTCCCTGGAGCTTTTATAAGTTATTTTTGCTAGTCCTGCTTGGCCTTGTCGTTCTCTTTGGTCCTACCATGTTCCTAGAATGGTCATTATTTGATGACCTGGCAACTTGGAAAGACTGTCTTTCAAACTTTAGTTCCTATCTGACTAAATCAGTCGATTTTATAGAACAATCAGTTTTTTACTGGGAACAGGTGACAGATGGgtttttcattttcaatgaaAGATTCAAGAATTTTACGTTGGTGGTACTGAACAATGCGGCAGAATTTGTGTGCAAATATAAACTATTATAAAATCTGTTTCAAGTATGCAGTTCTCTTTTGTTAGAAATTGTTAGAGAATAGAGAGTGGTCATTCAGATTTGGTCAACGATTCTAGTCACATATTTTCCTCCAAAAGTATTCCTTCCAAAAATAATCTCCTATACATGTTGGGTAGCATAAAGATAAAAGTGAAATTTAGTATAGGCCTGAACCCTTTTTTGTTTAAAGAGTGCTTTTGAAATAAGCATCCACCCCAAATATTGGTTGTATTTATGCTGTGATAAAAATAGGTGAGAGATCATATGATCTAATATTGTATTAATGGAGGTATAGGTAGTATAATAGTGACTGTTCATCAAGCATGCAGTGaagaccacttttttttttttgagatggagtcttgctctgttgcccaggttggagtgcagtggtgcgatctcggctcattgcagcctcaatctcccaggttcaagcgtttctcctgccttagcctcctgagtagctgggactacaggcacgtgccaccacgcccagctaattttttgtatttttagttgagatagggtttcactgtctCTTAAGACcgtcgtgttagccaggatggtcttgatctgacgtcgtgatccgcccacctcggcctcccaaagtgctgggattataggtgtgagccactgtgcccagccaaagacTACTCTTAAAGCACCTTTTTGACAGTGAACATGctctaaaaaaggaaagataGTGTAGAAGATTTCCCACACACGCACGTGTGGGAGACAACTGAGGGTACTGAGTTAGATTTCCAAAATTTTCTACAGAGTTAATTATCACCAAAATGTGAATGGTACATACAAAACCTGGCATTTTCTTGTGATAAGTTTACATTTTTAGGAGAGAGGAGCTTTCAGTCTgcccttttctttgtttttgtagttttcaccAAAGATGATCAACTAGAAATGTTACGTGGCTATGCAAGCAAAAGCATAGATACGTTAAAAAGGATcaggtggctgggcatggtggctcacgtctataatctcagcattctgggacagtgatgtgggaggattgaggctaggagttccagttcgaaaccagcttagtaaacatagcgagacccagtctcgaccaaaaaaaaaaaaaacaaaaacatctctctctctctgaaacacatggcaagagcaggaaaTGGGAAGACTAGCTTTTTTTCTTGCAGCTATGTGTTGTTTTGTTCCAAAGATGGCAAGTGTACAACCAAACTAATCCACTTGCTTACAGAAAGAATGTTTAGTGTAGTTGCTAATTTGACAACAGATAAAACAGTCTGTCAGCTATCACAAAGTAACCAGCTGAACACTAACGCTGTTCTGTCTGCTCACAGGAGATAAAGATACCCTCTCATGGAATAAAAAAACTCACCTTAGAATTCATATAACAAAGAAGTAACCTTATAACTGCTCTCTAGTCTGCCTTAGTTCTGGCATAGAGTAAGATACTCCTTGAAAGCCCATTAAGTGGAATAGACTTTCTGAAAATAGAGATCTTTACCTCAGTCTTCCTTTAATTTGGTTGAGAGGAGGTAATGAAAATGGGGACAGGATAAAAGGTCGCAACCAAATTTAAAGCACAGAAGAAATGATTTCTTTCTAGCCATGAAAATAGTCAAATTGAGCTTGCCAGGCGAGGTAATGGCTGTCGCGTTCCTAACATGTAATTCATGATTTAGCCACTAAATTGCTAAGGAGATcataagaaattaagaaaaacgTGTAAGTCTAGCCTCTGCGTGCTAGACAGGTATGGGGAGGGAGAAGTGCTTTTTCCCTcccagtaattaaaaaaaaaaaaaaatctatatagtGTTACATTTATCAGGTTTTCatggagaattttttaaatgtaagacagGAAAGGGATCTATTTGATGTCTATCTTCAGATATATTGGCAGTTTTCCTTAAAACTATTTAGTTCCTCAtctgttgctttttcattttgtatacTGCAAGTTCCCAGGCAACTCAAATTTGCAAACACAGCCATGGATACGCTATTTACCTTACAGTAGTTTcctgggaatctaagtctctggTTTTTgttattcttccctctcctctgttGTATAATCATGTATAACTAGCAACATTTAAGGTTATAGGTTGATAGTTCCTAAGTGTGGCTGATGGTCACCTCTAGTTTGAAGTGAGGGAAGAATGAGTAGTCAGGAACTGGTCACTTTGAATGTGGGAGGGAAGATATTCACGACCAGGTTTTTTACGATAAAGCAGTTTCCTGCTTCTCAGTTGGCATGCATGTTAGATGGCAGAGACCAAGAATTCAAGATGGTTGGTGGCCAGATTTTTGTAGACAGAGATGGTGTTTTATTTAGTTTCATCTTAGATTTTTTGAGAACTCACCAGCTTTTATTACCCACTGACTTTTCAGACTATCTTAGGCTTCAGAGAGAGGCTCTTTTCTATGAACTTCGTTCTCTAGTTGATCTCTTAAACCCGTACCTGCTACAGCCAAGACCTGCTCTTGTGGAGGTGCATTTCCTAAGCCGGAACACTCAAGCTTTTTTCAGGGTGTTTGGCTTTTGCAGCAAAACAATTGAGATGCTAACTGGGAGGATTACAGTGTTTACAGAACAACCTTCAGCACCGACCTGGAGTAGTAACTCTTTCCCTCCTCAGATGACCTTAAACTTCCACTGCCTCCACAAAGACCTTCTTACCATGACCTGGTTTTCCAGTGTGGTTCTGACAGCAGTACTGATAACCAAA
The window above is part of the Macaca mulatta isolate MMU2019108-1 chromosome 17, T2T-MMU8v2.0, whole genome shotgun sequence genome. Proteins encoded here:
- the TRIM13 gene encoding E3 ubiquitin-protein ligase TRIM13, which translates into the protein MELLEEDLTCPICCSLFDDPRVLPCSHNFCKKCLEGILEGSVRNSLWRPAPFKCPTCRKETSATGINSLQVNYSLKGIVEKYNKIKISPKMPVCKGHLGQPLNIFCLTDMQLICGICATRGDHTKHVFCSIEDAYAQERDAFESLFQSFETWRRGDALSRLDTLETSKRKSLQLLTKDSDKVKEFFEKLQHTLDQKKNEILSDFETMKLAVMQAYDPEINKLNTILQEQRMAFNIAEAFKDVSEPIVFLQQMQEFREKIKVIKETPLPPSNLPASPLMKNFDTSQWEDIKLVDVDKLSLPQDTGTFINKIPWSFYKLFLLVLLGLVVLFGPTMFLEWSLFDDLATWKDCLSNFSSYLTKSVDFIEQSVFYWEQVTDGFFIFNERFKNFTLVVLNNAAEFVCKYKLL
- the KCNRG gene encoding LOW QUALITY PROTEIN: potassium channel regulatory protein (The sequence of the model RefSeq protein was modified relative to this genomic sequence to represent the inferred CDS: deleted 2 bases in 1 codon; substituted 1 base at 1 genomic stop codon) encodes the protein MSSQELVTLNVGGKIFTTRFFTIKQFPASQLACMLDGRDQEFKMVGGQIFVDRDGVLFSFILDFLRTHQLLLPTDFSDYLRLQREALFYELRSLVDLLNPYLLQPRPALVEVHFLSRNTQAFFRVFGFCSKTIEMLTGRITVFTEQPSAPTWSSNSFPPQMTLLPLPPQRPSYHDLVFQCGSDSSTDNQTGVTYVSIKPDNXKLANGTNVLGLLIDTLLKEGFHLVSTRTVSSEDKTECYSFEKIKSPKALIMNETPKPETIIIPEQSQIKK